Proteins co-encoded in one Artemia franciscana chromosome 10, ASM3288406v1, whole genome shotgun sequence genomic window:
- the LOC136032432 gene encoding 2,3-bisphosphoglycerate-dependent phosphoglycerate mutase-like codes for MVKHSETAWNKENKLCGWFDAPWSKKGIQEAHAADQTLKRKGYQFDTALTSVLTRAQHTLKVILEEIEQSSLPVEKTWRLKWRLRGIVKHLDKLSDEAIMGINLLNRIPFVY; via the coding sequence atggTTAAGCATAGTGAAACAGCTtggaacaaagaaaacaaactttgcGGCTGGTTTGATGCTCCCTGGAGTAAAAAAGGGATTCAGGAAGCCCATGCTGCTGATCAGACTTTGAAGAGAAAAGGCTACCAATTTGATACTGCTCTTACATCAGTTTTGACTAGAGCTCAGCATACCTTGaaagtcattcttgaagaaattgAGCAGTCTAGCCTTCCCGTTGAGAAGACTTGGCGACTAAAATGGCGACTAAGAGGTATTGTCAAACATTTGGATAAACTGTCTGATGAAGCTATTATGGGAATAAACTTGCTAAATAGAATACCTTTCGTTTATTAA
- the LOC136032433 gene encoding uncharacterized protein LOC136032433 yields the protein MSYAVPKNDIYRALVVEFESKFVVLSNDLTTRTILTRVQHTLKVILEKIEQSSLPVEKTWRLRGVVKHLDKLSDKAIMGIPFVDELDEYLKPIKCMQFLGD from the exons ATGAGCTATGCAGTACCAAAGAACGACATTTACCGAGCATTAGTTGTTGAATTCGAGTCGAAATTCGTTGTTTTATCCAATGATTTAACAACAAGAACGa TTTTGACTAGAgttcaacataccttgaaagtcattcttgaaaaaattgagCAGTCTAGCCTTCCCGTTGAGAAGACTTGGCGACTAAGAGGTGTTGTCAAACATTTGGATAAACTGTCTGATAAAGCTATTATGGGAATACCGTTCGTTGATGAACTTGATGAATATTTGAAACCGATTAAATGTATGCAATTCCTTGGTGATTAA
- the LOC136032434 gene encoding 2,3-bisphosphoglycerate-dependent phosphoglycerate mutase-like encodes MVRHGETAWNKENKRCGWFDAPSSEKGIQEADSADQTLKRKCYQFDTAHTSVLSRVQHTLKIILEEIEQSSVPVEKTWRLRGIVKHLDKLSDKAIMGINLPNRIPLCIKCYKQNPGFSSSLSISIAIKFL; translated from the coding sequence ATGGTTAGGCATGGTGAAACAGCTtggaacaaagaaaacaaacgaTGCGGCTGGTTTGATGCTCCCTCGAGTGAAAAAGGGATTCAGGAAGCCGATTCTGCTGATCAGACTTTGAAGAGAAAATGCTACCAATTTGATACTGCTCATACATCAGTTTTGAGTAGAgttcaacataccttgaaaatcattcttgaagaaattgAGCAGTCTAGCGTTCCCGTTGAGAAGACTTGGCGACTAAGAGGTATTGTCAAACATTTGGATAAACTGTCTGATAAAGCTATTATGGGAATAAACTTGCCAAATAGAATACCTTTGTGTATTAAGTGTTACAAACAAAATCCCGGATTTTCTTCTAGTTTATCTATCAGTATTGCAATCAagtttttatga